The Halictus rubicundus isolate RS-2024b chromosome 6, iyHalRubi1_principal, whole genome shotgun sequence genome contains the following window.
CAGCTACTACTTATGCAATTGATCCGAGACCAGGACTAGGTTCAAAGACCGCTGCAAGGTCATCGCCTGATTATTTAAAAGACAGGAGATCTAGAAGTGGGAGTCCTAGATTCTTTGGCAAAGAATCAGAAAAGTCAGCAACGACTTATGCAATTGACTCGAAGGCCACGGCAAGGTCGTCGCCTGATTCTTCAAAAGACGTGAGATCTCGAAGTGGGAGTCCTAAATTCTTTTGCAAGGAGTCTGAGAAATCAGCTACTACTTATGCAATTGATCCGAGACCAGGACTGGTTTCAAAGACCGCTGCAAGGTCATCGCCTGATTATTTAAAAGACAGGAGGTCTAGGAGTGGGAGTCCTAAATTCTTGGGCAAGGAATCAGAAAAATTAGCTACCACTTACGCAATAGATGCAAAGACAGGACTGGGTTCCAAAACAAGGAGATTGTCACCTGATTTTTCGATTGATAGATCCCAAAGCGGAAGGCCTCGATTCTTTTGCAAGGAGTCTGAGAAATCGGCGACCACTTATGCGATTGATCCGAAAGCAGGGCTAGGTTTGAAAGCTAGTGGGAGATCGACGCCTGATTTTTCGAAAGACGGAAGGTCCCAAAGTGGAAGTCCTAAATTCTTCTGTAAAGAATCAGATGAATCAGCAACGACCTATGCGATTGATTCAAAGAGCAAGAAGAAATTGGCTTCGGATCTTTCGAAGAACCGTTTCATAGTCAAAATCGAACCTGACAGCGAGTTTATAAACAAAAACTCTCGCGAATCACCTGTGACCACAGACGACACTGTGGATAAATATATTAAAGATCACAATCTTGATAGAGTTAGAACTCCTTCTCCAACGGGAAGTCTAAAAAATTACACGAGTAGTGTGAAAATCGATTCGAAGTCAACTCGAACTGGATCGACCAATGTTTTCGAGAGATTAACGAGAGATCGAGGTTCGAGTCCACAATTTCTACATCAGGGATCTAGAAAATCGCCGATCTCGGTCACGAGTACTAAACGCCGCGATTTCATATCAAAATCGCCAGACAAGATCCACAACGTTCCAAGAGATCATGCCAAAATGTCCCCTGGAAAACACGATGTCTCGCGTCCTCGGGCGGCTTCGAAATCTCCGGATTTCGCAAAAACTTTGAGAAAATCGAACGCGAGCCCTCAATACTTTTCCGACCGATCCGCCACGATCATGTTCGTGACACCGGAAACGATAACCAAAACAAAAACCGGTTACTCGAAGCCAGCGACGAAAGCGCGAAGTCCCACTCTCTCGATCAGCAAAGTCGATGTCGCAAACGGAATGATCGGCTCGAGGAGAAGAAAATCTGTGGAGAACATTGACGAAAGTTCGAAGCAGAGAATCCGAAGCTCGGTATCGCGATACTTCGAGCAATGCGGGAAAGCTGCGAGAAGCGAGGAGGCCAGAGCAAGAGACAGCGTCGAAAAATCTCGGGCTGCTGGAAATGCTGATGCGTGCCGCGTTTCATCTCCGGTGTCCTTGAAACGCGTGGAGCCAGTCAGTCCaatgcataaaagtccgcagctTTATCGCGAAGCGCCTGGGAAGTTTATTGCAACGAGCGTGGATCGAAGCAGAAGCGGAACTCCGGAATTCTTTTGCTATGAAACGGATAAGATGGCGACGACCGTGAGCTTGAAGCCGAGACCTGGCACCAGTCCTGAACCTGTTCGATCTGAGAGCTCTGACGTATCCACAACAATTAAGAATGTGGATGATAGCAGCAGGAGCAGCAGTCCTTCAGGGACACAGTACATGACGGATAAGGACAAGAGGATTTTGGGGATCTTTCCGTCTAGGCGAGAGCAACCTAAGTGCCTCGGACATGCTAAGAGTCCTCTGTCGACGAACAAATTTGCTCTGCCCAAAGGTAAACCGTCCAAAAATTCGGATGTCTTCAACGTTAATAAAGATAGAAAACCAGTTGGTAGAAGAAGTACTCCATCGGGAAGTCCAGAATTCTTTTGTTACGAAACAGACAAGATGGCTACAACCGCGAGCCTAAAGCCAAGACCCTCTAAAGACTCAAGAGACTATTCTAGAAGTCCTGAGCCTTCACGGTCTGAAAGCAGATCATCAAAAAGTCCAGAAAtctcaattaaaaatattgatacTAGCAGGAGCAGCAGTCCCGTGTTATCGCAATATTTGACAGACAGTGATAGAGCAACTCCAGGACTTTTTTCTTCAAAAAACGACAGACCTGGGTCCTCGAAGGACCTTCCACGCAAGCATTCCAAAAGTCCATCCACGAGCACCTACTCCAAAGGTAAAACGCCCAAAAACTCCCACGTGTTCGATTTGCCCAAAGATACTAAGTCAAACTCTAGAAGCCATAGTCCGCGCAAAGGTTCGCTTAGTCCAGACTTCTTTTGCTACGAGACAGAAAAATCGGCCAGCTTGCGCGCCAGCTCGAAATCCTCGAGAAGCTCCGGCCACGCAGACACGCTCTCGAAAATCAGGTCGTCTAAGAGCCCCGAGCAGTCGCCTAAGGATCCGAAAGGACGCGGAGGATCGGGCAATGTTCTGCGATCGACTAGATTGATTCGCGATATCATGAAGCGCCAAGGAAATCGAGAGAATGCTTGCGCTCCGTGGAGGGACTCCGGCGTATCTGACAGAAAAGAGAGAGCGTCAAGTGTCGGCGACGTTGGATCGAAACAGCGATCGAAGACAGGGTCGAGTAGAAGCATCGTCGACAGGCCAACGACGCCGACAACGTCTTCGAGGCGCAAGCTTCCCGACGAGTCGAGTCCGAAAAGTGTGACCTCTGCAGAAACGATCTCCGAAATCCAAGAGACCACCATGACCGATCAGTACGCGAAGCAAGATCGATTCCAGTTTCGTGGCACTTACTCGAAATCATCGAGAACGTGTTCCAGCTCCGGAAGATCGGACACGTTCACGAGCTCCCTGACTAAGCAGGTCAGGAATAGAAGACCTCCACTCGATTCGGCCATTTTCTCCTCGTCTAAAAGGGATCGGAGTTCGGTGGAATCGAGAAGGGAGACGGATGCTTGCTCGGAGAAGGCGACGAGGTCCTGCAACAGCAACGAGTCGGTCTTTCGCGACAAGAAACGAAGAACCATGGAGGATCCAGCCGGACTGGCGAGTCTTAGCGAAAGTTTGCCATCCGAGGTGCAAACAGCGAGTCTGTCGAGGCAGCCGCCAACTTTGGGATCCATAGAGCTGGTCCGTAAGGTCATGGAGAGCGGGACAAGAGCTGCCGGTAAGACTTTGGAAACACGGGAGGCTGACGAACAAGAAGGGACACAAAGACGGCCAAGTAGTTCCGTGTCGGGAGCGGCCGCGGTGTACGACGGGAGATCATCGAGCACGAATTATGAGAGGACGGACTCGGTCGAGTCGGCGCTCAGACGGTTCGACTCTATTGACACGGAGGCTGGCGTCGAATTGCAGGAATCGGTAACAGAGAAGAGACAAACGCCGGAAGAGTCGAGGGCCGAAGGATCCGCGAACGATTCCAGTACTATCTCCCTCAAGGCCCTCGACCAGGATGCTAATTCCTCAGGGGCCGAAAGAGAACAGTCGGCAACGCGTTCGAAGAGAACGAGCGGGAAAGCCTCGAGGAAGGAAGAGGAAAGACGGCGGAAGAAAATTCCTAAAATCACAAGCCCGTCGGAAATGACTGGGAGAGTTCGATCGCTAACTTGTAGACGTAGACTCTTCCAGGATGATGACGTAGAGGCCAGAAGCTTGAGAAAAATCGGATCCAGAAGCGAGACGAGCGGGCCAGTGAGAAGCGTCACGAAAAAGGCGAGCAGGCCATCAACAGGTGCGTCGGACTCGGATCTTTCTCTCTCGGTGAAACAGCTGAGATCGATCGAGGACATTCGCAAATCCTTCGGGGACGTAAGTTCTGATCGGGAAGCGGCGAGGGCGAAAGCAGCGATCGCGGGTAGCGCTTCGAGAGATCGATCGGGGAGACCGCGTGTGTCCGGTAGCGTTGCATGCGATAGAATCGGAAAAGAGTCGTTGGCGAAGCGATCGGAGAATGTTGGCGCTTCGCGAGATTCGGAACGATTTGTTAAGTCCGCGACCCGTTTCTCCAGGGTGCAGAAAAGCCCGAGTCTAGATTCGACGAAGGTCGTCGAGACGAACAGCAGAACCAGAAGGAGCGTCCTCTCGCCGTCGAAGAGCCCGGACATGGTGACGAGGGTAAGCAAAGTTTTGTTAACTTTTGTTGAAACACAAAGTTTTGTTAAGTTTTGTCTCGAGTCTTTCATTGCGGAAAGGATCTGATAGCATTGCGATAGCTCCTCGTTGTCTATGAGGTTGGAATCGTCGCGATATTGTTAGGCGAAGTTGAAACTATCATCACGGTAAGCTGTGAAAGTCAAATCACCGTCACATTAGTCTTAGAATCTTGAACTGCCGTTATATTGGTCTGTGAGACTCGAGGCACAAGCATTACTGGTTCATGAAATTCAAACTGGCATTCTATTAGTCTGTGAAGTTTAAAGAGGTACAATTTTGGACCGTGAAGTTCAAAGTACCGCTACATTTGTCTACGAAGTTCAAGAAGTCTTTATACCCCCGTGATGTTCAAATTACCACTATACTGATCGATGAAGTTCAATTTACCGTTGTATTAATTTAGGAGGTTTAAACTAGCATCGTATCAGTCTATAATGTTTAAGCAATCCCTTTGTTGCACCTTCAGGTTCAAATTATCATTATATTAATCTATGAAGTGCAAATTGCCACCATAGTGGCCTGTGAAGTGCAAATTCTCGCCATATTGTTCCGTGAAGTGCAAATTGTTTCCATATTGATCTATGAAGTTTAAACTGCTAACGTATTGATCCATAAAGTTTAACTTGCTATCATATTAATTCGTGAGATTTAGACGGCTATTATATTGATCTGTGAGACTCAAACTGCCGCCATATTGGTCCCCGACGTTCGAATTGCCACCATATTGATCTGTGAAGTGCGAATCCCCATTATATTCATCTATAAACTTTAAATTGCTGCCTCATTGATCTGTAAAGTTCTAGCTGCCGTCATACTAATCCACAGAATTTATACTTTTATCTTATTAATCTGTGAGGTTCAAACTGCCGCCATATTGGTCCCAAAACATCAAATCCTCACCATATTGGTCTCAAAAGTGAAAATTGCCACCACATTGATCTATGAAGCGCAAATTGCCACCACATTGATCTATGAAGCGCAAATTGCCACCATATTAATCTGGGAGGCTCAAACTGCCGCCATATTGGTCCCAAAACATCAAATCCCCACCATATTGGTCTCAAAAGTGAAAATTGCCACCATATTGATCTATGAAGCGCAAATTGCCACCATATTAATCTGGGAGGTTCAAACTGCCGCCATATTGGTCCCAAAACTTCAAATCCCCACCATATTGGTCTCAAAAGTGAAAATTGCCGCCATATTGGTCCCAAAACATCAAATCCTCACCATATTGGTCTCAAAAGTGAAAATTGCCACCACATTGATCTATGAAGCGCAAATTGCCACCATATTAATCTGGGAGGTTCAAACTGCCGCCATATTGGTCCCAAAACTTCAAATCCCCACCATATTGTTCTCAAAAGTGAAAATTGCCACCATATTGATCTATGAAGCGCAAATTGCCACCATATTAATCTGGGAGGTTCAAACTGCCGCCATATTGGTCCCAAAACTTCAAATCCCCACCATATTGGTCTCAAAAGTGAAAATTGCCGCCATATTGGTCCCAAAACATCAAATCCCCACCATATTGGTCTCAAAAGTGAAAATTGCCGCCATATTGGTCCCAAAACATCAAATCCCCACCATATTGGTCTCAAAAGTGAAAATTGCCGCCATATTGGTCCCAAAACATCAAATCCTCACCATATTGGTCTCAAAAGTGAAAATTGCCACCGCATTGATCTATGAAGCGCAAATTGCCACCATATTAATCTGGGAGGTTCAAACAGCCGCCATATTGGTCCCGAAAGTCCAACGCGCGCAAATTCAACCGCGCCGCGTCGCTGACTGTAACGActaaaagaattaaaataaacTTTTGTTGGAACAGCCGCTGCAATTAAATATCGCCGGACGTTGCAAAAGCTTTGATAAATAAGCATGACAGCGCGGGACAGCGCGGTCCCATTGCGTTGGCAATTTTCGATGTAAACCGATGGAAGCGCAATCGCGTCGGCTCGCACTTTTCGACCGGGTTTTTGCAACGAACAGCGGCACTCGAACGATTAATTAAGAGACCGGTCCAATTTGCGAATTGGAAATTTCGCCGAGTATTTGTCGAGCTTGTAATTTCGCGAACTCTTTAAACTTCGACAAAATAACTTGAacgaaaaaaacaaaattggaaaaacgaTTTCGGGAAAATATGCATCATTCAAGTTTCTGAAAAGTGTTCGCGCCGTTTCGCTTCGGTAAAATGTACGGTGCGTTTGTTGACATTTTGCGATAACAATTGTTCGACCGCTCTGAAAGAAGTGTCGTTTCGTTGCAGCGTCCTTCCACGGAATTGAAAGCTTCGGACACTAGATCGACCAAACGGACAACGCCTACCAAAGATGCGGAGCCAATTGGAAGCAGGAAGAcaacgacgactacgacgaccaCGAGGAAATCGACGGACGCCGTCGACGGTGCCACTGTTCTCGAGAATGGTCTGCATTTACAAGACCAAACTGTCGAAACGAAATACGATAACGAGCCGCAGACACCGAAGAAAACTTTTGTTATCGATTACGAGGAGCAACCGCCGAAGGAAAACAATGGGCCACTTCCTAGGAAGCCGCTGCTTAAAAAACCGTCCATTGAAGTGAGTAACCATTAATCTCCGTAGATAAATTATTACACGAATGAATCCGGAATCGATTAAACATTTCATTTTCGCAGGTCACCTCACGTTTCCAATTTTAATCGCAATGAGATCAATTTGTAATTCTATCGTGTCgaacaaattttgcaattaatCTCAGACCAACAGAATAAGATTACAACACATTATTCCATAGATCGAACACCGCTCGAGCGGGCATTTTACATCGACTTGAAGTTAACATGCGAGAAGTAAGGAGAAAACCGAAAAACTCGAATCGACGggtattttcgaaataaaatgtcgtctgtcttcgcgAATTGATTCACCGTGATATTCCAAGTGTAACTGCACATGGATTATCCTTTTTTCACTACATAAACGATCGAGCTTCCTCCGCGCAAAAATTCCGAGTACATATATCGCTGTTCAATTGAAAAGGTATCGTGCTCCGTCCGCTTGGTGTTTCGAATTCTGGTGTTACATGTCAAGTTCCTAGCTCCAGTTGCGCCGATGTCGTTAAGCGTTAATCGGACCGAGTTTCAAAATTAATCACAATTAATCTTGATCAATATTTTGTTCAGAAACAGACACCCTCCACCCCTATGCAGGCCAGCACTTCCAATCCCAAGTCTAAAATGACTTTGAGGGCGAAGACGACCAATCTCTCCTCAtcttcgtccaggtcatcgGCTTCCGCCAAAACTGGATCAAATTGTACCCCGTAAGAATCTGGAGTCACTGATTTACAAAACAATTCTGTAGTTATAATCACAATTGCGCTTTTAAAGCCATGAGCATCAAGAAATTATCACTagatcatttgaaattaaaGAAATCCGCTCTTTCGTCCGAGAAAATTACTTCCCTTGCAAATTTTCCTCTTTGCTGCTTGCAATCGATTTGCAACTAAACACGCACGACATCAAAAAGTCAATAtctatattgtaatttataacaATTGCTAAAATAATAGCTTGAATTCAGTGTCTTTAAATTGAATTGAATCATTTAGATCCGAATTTTGTAGCTTCGAGTATCCAACaatggaaaagaaaatattttgtaattaaagAAATCTTACGTGTTGttgcaagaaaattatttttttcatcATTTTCCACTAGTCGTCGAATTTCAACTGAAAGTGTAGTCACTTCAGTGTGTTAACATTTACAGCACGGTTCATAACAGTCGCAAAAATACGTAAACTCACTCAGCTTCATTAAATTGACTTAAACTAACTAGGTATCAGTTCTCGGCAAGCCATAATCTGAAATGAACATTCTCACAGTGACCTCCTGGTTCCCTGTAAAATATGCGGCCGTTCTTTCGCCCAAGATCGCGTGACTCTCCACGAACAAATCTGCGCAAAAACGGGTCAAAAGAGGAGAAAGCTATTCGATTCGGTAATGTCCCGAGTAAAAGGTACCGAGCTAGAGAAATTTGTGAAAAAAGGATGCGCCAAAAAGCAACCCGAGGTCAGTATCCCTTATTCAATCATCGTTCGCACTCTTCGTCGGCTCTATCACCTGCTTCAGTCTTCAAATTCACCCATCAAACAATCTAaaataaaagagagaaaaaaaaacaacaacgaTTCAACCACTATGCGCTGATTTCCCTGCTTCGCGTTATGGTCACGGACGATCTGCTTATCACATTTTTCAGCCTCGCATCAAGATTTTCTGCATCGAAAGAAACGCACCGTCGGACTTTTCTCAAATCTAGCTAGTTCGCGCACCTGCCTCAATTATGGGATATTTCCCGATGCTGCCAATTGCACTGTCCAACATGAGCTGGCATGAGCTTctaagaaatttaattttgaagtAAAAGACAAAGATCTTTAActtcgtgaattttttcagcCTCAAACATAAGAGCTGCATGGATGACTTTTGCGTAGGGCTGTTCTACGGACTCTCCCAAATGTGatggtatatttttttataaacattATGAACATTCGAACGTTTTTGAACAATGTTTGAAGAGAGCCAGATATCTCTAAGAGGTCTATAACTTCTTGTCTTGTAACttcttaacccttaagtgcataggtaaactaaatattaggaacacgaATGCATAAATGGGGTCCATtaaggaccccacttacctaattccttgctaattTTGATTacagtaacaatttatttctgtaaactttctgtaaaactgtaaaattcctataaactaaaaatggcgcggctaaaaatgttaacacaaaatccaacgctggggtcctttgcggaccccactcatgcatttaagggttaaggaCGAAAGTGTGCCCTATGACTCGGTGTCAGATTTGACCTCTAATAGtcagaataaaattgaaaaatgtcttATTCAAACATATGTAAATGTTCgtaatgttataaaaattaaaatacacgTGTTTTGGAGAAGTCTGAAGTCTCGTTGCATGTAAGAATCATTCGTGTAGCTTTTGCAGTTGGAGCAGGAAAAATTCTCGAACGTGAAAATGTGGCTTCTCCTTGAAAACTGGGAATTCTTGTAGCACGCGTTAAAAATCTGGTGGCGAATGAATTGTGAAAAGTGAAAGATCCGTTGGACAGTGTTGTTCTCCCGTAGGAGAGCACGACGGGTAACCCGAGGGACGAGGCGATTGTCTTTTCGACTGTTTCAGAAACCTCCGGAGCCAAAGTCGAACTGGCGGCGCAAACACGAGGACTTCATTAACGCGATACGCTCGGCGAAACAGGTGCAGGCGCACCTGGCCGCAGGGGGCAAGCTGAGCGacctgccgccgccgcctccgAGCGACACCAGCGATTACGTTCAGTGTCCTCATTGCGGAAGAAAATTCAACAAATCGGCCGCCGAGCGTCACATTCCCAAATGCGAGCACATGCTGCACAACAAACCGGTACACTCCCGTGCACCGAAACCGAGACGCTAATTACCGCTAGCGGACCACCGTACTTTTCTATGTTCATCGATCGCGAACAGAACAGGAATCGATTTCCTAAAACACTaatgaaatgtataaataaagaCGACATTAACTTCGACACCTAACGATGATTACTACACTGTGGAGCTTTGTCCACTTCCGGTGCATTGAAATGCAAGCAAACGTGTGTATCAACTAAgattaattacatttttatttttttttttttttttcttaactaCAAGAGATCTGCTACTCGAGAGAAGAAATTTTTTCGTTACCTCAATTTTTATACAATAACATATGTGAATGGGAATTTATCCAGCGATTATTTCGTTTTCCAAGGTAATCTTCATTTTTTAGTAgcgtatacatttttttgtaataTAATCCTCGAGAAAAATCTCAACCCTCTTTAAATTCCTTAATATTCTAAATCAGCTTTTTTCTCTCTTATATTAATCTAatgtgttaaaaaataattataggCGAAAGAGCTGTGCTTGTTAATAAACGCATGGACAAAGTGTT
Protein-coding sequences here:
- the LOC143354749 gene encoding uncharacterized protein LOC143354749 isoform X2 — its product is MAAPQASSRLELLQARFQQKQLQEKEQKLLQLYDQQQQRAYQVVQRGSAGSNGSSYGSSVSQHTVTKTSSNSHTTSTSQGGKVRQMFDERRQTTVKGIDRSYPLEPLENKPRKQANGNVQKNGNSSVNRHSVTVKRVARADVNSNLNAGKPIVSYHEEITRESYGTPSSRRHPDDDEFGNENHVSQYANGNHRDEIQIEEVLDEDTIERNRMMAKLHLMEYDETLKHRIKNDLESEEFPEDFMADVPDKLPKQILSKKLSQAEARLERFRNANAKRISNATKNTSSSQVPKKRAEPGLPGKASSSKGNARNASERLEEMLSSSDSERTAKRRDYYEESERSGTHRIDSRGQFARLSSDSSRNGRFRRRTPTFFCEEPEESATTCAIDSKTRVAAKPARRLSPDFSSDRSRSGSPRFFCKESEKSAKYAIDPNTTRRSSDLSSDRSRSGSPRFFRKESEKSATTYAIDSKAMARSSPDFSKDVRSRSGSPKFFCKESEESATTYAIDPRPGLGSKTAARSSPDYLKDRRSGSGSPRFFGKESEKSATTYAIDSKAMARSSPDFSKDVRSRSGSPKFFCKESEESATTYAIDSRPGLGSKTTARSSPDYLKDRRSRSGSPRFFGKESEKSATTYAIDSKAMARSSPDSSKDVRSRSGSPKFFCKESEKSATTYAIDPRPGLGSKTAARSSPDYLKDRRSRSGSPRFFGKESEKSATTYAIDSKATARSSPDSSKDVRSRSGSPKFFCKESEKSATTYAIDPRPGLGSKTAARSSPDYLKDRRSRSGSPRFFGKESEKSATTYAIDSKATARSSPDSSKDVRSRSGSPKFFCKESEKSATTYAIDPRPGLVSKTAARSSPDYLKDRRSRSGSPKFLGKESEKLATTYAIDAKTGLGSKTRRLSPDFSIDRSQSGRPRFFCKESEKSATTYAIDPKAGLGLKASGRSTPDFSKDGRSQSGSPKFFCKESDESATTYAIDSKSKKKLASDLSKNRFIVKIEPDSEFINKNSRESPVTTDDTVDKYIKDHNLDRVRTPSPTGSLKNYTSSVKIDSKSTRTGSTNVFERLTRDRGSSPQFLHQGSRKSPISVTSTKRRDFISKSPDKIHNVPRDHAKMSPGKHDVSRPRAASKSPDFAKTLRKSNASPQYFSDRSATIMFVTPETITKTKTGYSKPATKARSPTLSISKVDVANGMIGSRRRKSVENIDESSKQRIRSSVSRYFEQCGKAARSEEARARDSVEKSRAAGNADACRVSSPVSLKRVEPVSPMHKSPQLYREAPGKFIATSVDRSRSGTPEFFCYETDKMATTVSLKPRPGTSPEPVRSESSDVSTTIKNVDDSSRSSSPSGTQYMTDKDKRILGIFPSRREQPKCLGHAKSPLSTNKFALPKGKPSKNSDVFNVNKDRKPVGRRSTPSGSPEFFCYETDKMATTASLKPRPSKDSRDYSRSPEPSRSESRSSKSPEISIKNIDTSRSSSPVLSQYLTDSDRATPGLFSSKNDRPGSSKDLPRKHSKSPSTSTYSKGKTPKNSHVFDLPKDTKSNSRSHSPRKGSLSPDFFCYETEKSASLRASSKSSRSSGHADTLSKIRSSKSPEQSPKDPKGRGGSGNVLRSTRLIRDIMKRQGNRENACAPWRDSGVSDRKERASSVGDVGSKQRSKTGSSRSIVDRPTTPTTSSRRKLPDESSPKSVTSAETISEIQETTMTDQYAKQDRFQFRGTYSKSSRTCSSSGRSDTFTSSLTKQVRNRRPPLDSAIFSSSKRDRSSVESRRETDACSEKATRSCNSNESVFRDKKRRTMEDPAGLASLSESLPSEVQTASLSRQPPTLGSIELVRKVMESGTRAAGKTLETREADEQEGTQRRPSSSVSGAAAVYDGRSSSTNYERTDSVESALRRFDSIDTEAGVELQESVTEKRQTPEESRAEGSANDSSTISLKALDQDANSSGAEREQSATRSKRTSGKASRKEEERRRKKIPKITSPSEMTGRVRSLTCRRRLFQDDDVEARSLRKIGSRSETSGPVRSVTKKASRPSTGASDSDLSLSVKQLRSIEDIRKSFGDVSSDREAARAKAAIAGSASRDRSGRPRVSGSVACDRIGKESLAKRSENVGASRDSERFVKSATRFSRVQKSPSLDSTKVVETNSRTRRSVLSPSKSPDMVTRRPSTELKASDTRSTKRTTPTKDAEPIGSRKTTTTTTTTRKSTDAVDGATVLENGLHLQDQTVETKYDNEPQTPKKTFVIDYEEQPPKENNGPLPRKPLLKKPSIEKQTPSTPMQASTSNPKSKMTLRAKTTNLSSSSSRSSASAKTGSNCTPDLLVPCKICGRSFAQDRVTLHEQICAKTGQKRRKLFDSVMSRVKGTELEKFVKKGCAKKQPEKPPEPKSNWRRKHEDFINAIRSAKQVQAHLAAGGKLSDLPPPPPSDTSDYVQCPHCGRKFNKSAAERHIPKCEHMLHNKPVHSRAPKPRR
- the LOC143354749 gene encoding uncharacterized protein LOC143354749 isoform X3, giving the protein MKRKERKKAGKNAARIQTKELKARGVHMDMQTSWAAQELTAKYSNLDDMARFQQKQLQEKEQKLLQLYDQQQQRAYQVVQRGSAGSNGSSYGSSVSQHTVTKTSSNSHTTSTSQGGKVRQMFDERRQTTVKGIDRSYPLEPLENKPRKQANGNVQKNGNSSVNRHSVTVKRVARADVNSNLNAGKPIVSYHEEITRESYGTPSSRRHPDDDEFGNENHVSQYANGNHRDEIQIEEVLDEDTIERNRMMAKLHLMEYDETLKHRIKNDLESEEFPEDFMADVPDKLPKQILSKKLSQAEARLERFRNANAKRISNATKNTSSSQVPKKRAEPGLPGKASSSKGNARNASERLEEMLSSSDSERTAKRRDYYEESERSGTHRIDSRGQFARLSSDSSRNGRFRRRTPTFFCEEPEESATTCAIDSKTRVAAKPARRLSPDFSSDRSRSGSPRFFCKESEKSAKYAIDPNTTRRSSDLSSDRSRSGSPRFFRKESEKSATTYAIDSKAMARSSPDFSKDVRSRSGSPKFFCKESEESATTYAIDPRPGLGSKTAARSSPDYLKDRRSGSGSPRFFGKESEKSATTYAIDSKAMARSSPDFSKDVRSRSGSPKFFCKESEESATTYAIDSRPGLGSKTTARSSPDYLKDRRSRSGSPRFFGKESEKSATTYAIDSKAMARSSPDSSKDVRSRSGSPKFFCKESEKSATTYAIDPRPGLGSKTAARSSPDYLKDRRSRSGSPRFFGKESEKSATTYAIDSKATARSSPDSSKDVRSRSGSPKFFCKESEKSATTYAIDPRPGLGSKTAARSSPDYLKDRRSRSGSPRFFGKESEKSATTYAIDSKATARSSPDSSKDVRSRSGSPKFFCKESEKSATTYAIDPRPGLVSKTAARSSPDYLKDRRSRSGSPKFLGKESEKLATTYAIDAKTGLGSKTRRLSPDFSIDRSQSGRPRFFCKESEKSATTYAIDPKAGLGLKASGRSTPDFSKDGRSQSGSPKFFCKESDESATTYAIDSKSKKKLASDLSKNRFIVKIEPDSEFINKNSRESPVTTDDTVDKYIKDHNLDRVRTPSPTGSLKNYTSSVKIDSKSTRTGSTNVFERLTRDRGSSPQFLHQGSRKSPISVTSTKRRDFISKSPDKIHNVPRDHAKMSPGKHDVSRPRAASKSPDFAKTLRKSNASPQYFSDRSATIMFVTPETITKTKTGYSKPATKARSPTLSISKVDVANGMIGSRRRKSVENIDESSKQRIRSSVSRYFEQCGKAARSEEARARDSVEKSRAAGNADACRVSSPVSLKRVEPVSPMHKSPQLYREAPGKFIATSVDRSRSGTPEFFCYETDKMATTVSLKPRPGTSPEPVRSESSDVSTTIKNVDDSSRSSSPSGTQYMTDKDKRILGIFPSRREQPKCLGHAKSPLSTNKFALPKGKPSKNSDVFNVNKDRKPVGRRSTPSGSPEFFCYETDKMATTASLKPRPSKDSRDYSRSPEPSRSESRSSKSPEISIKNIDTSRSSSPVLSQYLTDSDRATPGLFSSKNDRPGSSKDLPRKHSKSPSTSTYSKGKTPKNSHVFDLPKDTKSNSRSHSPRKGSLSPDFFCYETEKSASLRASSKSSRSSGHADTLSKIRSSKSPEQSPKDPKGRGGSGNVLRSTRLIRDIMKRQGNRENACAPWRDSGVSDRKERASSVGDVGSKQRSKTGSSRSIVDRPTTPTTSSRRKLPDESSPKSVTSAETISEIQETTMTDQYAKQDRFQFRGTYSKSSRTCSSSGRSDTFTSSLTKQVRNRRPPLDSAIFSSSKRDRSSVESRRETDACSEKATRSCNSNESVFRDKKRRTMEDPAGLASLSESLPSEVQTASLSRQPPTLGSIELVRKVMESGTRAAGKTLETREADEQEGTQRRPSSSVSGAAAVYDGRSSSTNYERTDSVESALRRFDSIDTEAGVELQESVTEKRQTPEESRAEGSANDSSTISLKALDQDANSSGAEREQSATRSKRTSGKASRKEEERRRKKIPKITSPSEMTGRVRSLTCRRRLFQDDDVEARSLRKIGSRSETSGPVRSVTKKASRPSTGASDSDLSLSVKQLRSIEDIRKSFGDVSSDREAARAKAAIAGSASRDRSGRPRVSGSVACDRIGKESLAKRSENVGASRDSERFVKSATRFSRVQKSPSLDSTKVVETNSRTRRSVLSPSKSPDMVTRRPSTELKASDTRSTKRTTPTKDAEPIGSRKTTTTTTTTRKSTDAVDGATVLENGLHLQDQTVETKYDNEPQTPKKTFVIDYEEQPPKENNGPLPRKPLLKKPSIEKPPEPKSNWRRKHEDFINAIRSAKQVQAHLAAGGKLSDLPPPPPSDTSDYVQCPHCGRKFNKSAAERHIPKCEHMLHNKPVHSRAPKPRR